The genomic stretch TCCGCCAGCAGTTGCAGTCACGGCTACATGATGGAATGGTTCTGGCCTCGGTCCCTTGTGGGCTGATGGGTGATTTACTATTGCTGGACTATTCTCACCATCAAAATGTACGGTTAATCGGCGTAGATTTGGATCATCAGGCACTGGAAGCAGCGGATTCGCTAGCGAGACAACAGCATTGTGATAATCACATTACATTGTTGCAAGGTGATGCCTGGTCATTACAACTCCCTGAGCCAGTAGATATTCTCACCAGCAACGGGCTCAACGTGTATGAGCAGGATGATGAACGAGTTACTGATCTTTATCGCGCATTCAATCATGCGCTAAAACCAGGTGGTATACTGATCACCAGTTTTCTGACACCGCCCCCGGTGTTATCGTCAGAATCCCCCTGGAAAGTCACAGAAGAAGAGCAACGCTTACTTCCCTTACAACATTTGCTGTTCTCACGCATTCTGGAAGCAAAGTGGACGGCATTTCGTACCCATCGTCAGACACAACGCCAGTTGGAAAACGCCGGGTTTCACGACATACGCTTTATCGATGACCGCATGTCTATATACCCTACCGTTATTGCCCAGAAAACGAAAAGCGTGGCATAGCACAGATAAAGCACCAAAGAAAAAGGGGTGGCAAATGCCACCCCTTATCGCTTTCGGATGTTGCGAAAGCGGATGCTTAGTTAAGACGCTCTTTGATACGAGCAGACTTACCAGCACGCTCACGCAGGTAGTACAGTTTGGCTTTACGCACAGCACCACGACGTTTAACGGTAATGCTATCCACTACCGGAGAGTGCGTCTGGAATACGCGCTCTACGCCTTCGCCGTTGGAAATCTTGCGAACAGTGAATGCAGAATGCAGACCGCGGTTACGAATTGCGATAACCACGCCCTCGAATGCCTGCAGACGTTTTTTAGAACCTTCAACGACCCATACCTTCACTTCCACGGTGTCACCCGGACGGAATGCAGGTACGTCTTGCTTCATCTGCTCTTGTTCAAGCTGCTTGATAATATTGCTCATAATATGTCTCTTACCCTAGGTAAACTGATATTTGGGTTCGCCCGGCACTGCCGCAACGCCCCCCTAATACTCATTGTTGTTTGGACTGATATTCTCGTTGAAATTCAGTCAACAACGTTGCTTGCTCGTCAGTCAGAGCTAGGCTTTTCAGAAGTTCAGGTCTTCTAAGCCAGGTTCGGCCCAGCGACTGCTTCAAACGCCAGCGGCGTATTTCAGCATGATTGCCCGACAGCAACACCGCCGGTACATCCATACCTTCCAACACTTCAGGACGAGTGTAATGGGGACAATCCAGCAATCCATCGGCGAAAGAATCTTCTTGCGCCGATGCCTCATGACCCAGAACGCCGGGAATAAACCGGGCAACCGAATCAATCAGCGTCATTGCTGGCAGTTCGCCACCACTGAGAACGTAGTCACCGATTGACCATTCTTCGTCAATTTCGGTTTGAATGACTCGCTCATCAATGCCCTCGTACCTTCCACAAACCAGAATCATCTTCTGGTGTGCGGCAAGTTGACTTACGCCTTGCTGATCCAGTTTGCGACCCTGCGGTGACAGATAAATCACCCGGGCCCCTTCGCCTGCCGCTGCTTTCGCTGCATGGATGGCATCCCGTAAAGGTTGAACCATCATCAACATACCGGGGCCGCCGCCATAAGGGCGATCGTCCACAGTACGGTGTCGATCGTAAGTGAAGTCACGAGGACTCCAATACTGTACGCTCAGCAGGCCATTTTTAACTGCCCGGCCAGTGACTCCATAATCAGTAATGGCGCGGAACATCTCAGGAAACAGGCTAATCACCCCAATCCACATAGTACCGTTCCACTCATTGACTGCAGACTCTATAGAGTTCAAAAACCAGGATCCCAGTCTACTTCAATATGATGCGTAGACAGGTCAACATGCTTGATAACCTGTTCAGTCAGAAACGGAATCAACCGTTCCTTGACTCCGTAAGCATCTTTCAGGTTGGCTCTTACTACCAAAACGTCATTAGAACCGGTTTCCATCATATCAATGACTTTTCCCAGTTCGTAGCCACCTACGGTGACAACGTTGCAGCCAATAAGATCCTTCCAGTAATAATCACCCGCATCCAGTTCAGGCAATTGAGCCGAATCCACGACAATCTCACAATTGGTCAGTAAATTCGCCGCCTCCCGATCGTCAATATCTTTAATCTTGATGACCAGGTCCTGATTATGGTGCCGCCAGCTCTCGATCTCGATCGGTTGCCACAGCCCTTTATTCCGGATGAACCAAGGTTGATAATCAAAAATGCTTTCAGCGTCTTCGGTGGATGAAAACACTCTGAGCCAACCTTTAATGCCGTACGTCGACCCCAATTTTCCCAACACAACCGGGTTGACCGGGGCTTTCGGGCTGAGTTGCTTGCTCATTACCACCACCGCAACAGATTATGCTGCTTTTTTCGCGTCTTTGATCAGCGCGGAAACGCGATCAGAAACGGTAGCGCCCTGGCCAACCCAGTGCTCGATACGGTCAAGGTCCAGACGCAGAGCTTCTGCTTTACCGGTAGCGATCGGGTTGAAGAAACCTACGCGCTCAATGAAACGACCGTCGCGCGCATTGCGGCTATCGGTCACAACGACTTGATAGAACGGGCGTTTTTTAGCGCCGCCACGTGCCAAACGAATTGTTACCATAACATCCTCTTTAGTTAATAAAACAGCCGGGCCCCATCGAGGAACGGGGCCCAGTGTCATATAAAAAGCCCGAAGATTTTACTCATTTTGGTGCAAAAAGCAATCTAAACCATGCGTTCGCACCATCGGCTTTATCTGTCGGGGTCATACGATCCGACTCAACGGCCCGGAAAGCCCGGCGGCATCATACCTTTCATGCCACGCATCATCTTGGCCAAACCGCCATTCTTCATCTTTTTCATCATGCGCTGCATATCGTCAAACTGTTTCAGCAGACGGTTAACGTCCTGCACCTGCATGCCGGATCCCATTGCAATGCGACGCTTACGCGAGCCTTTAATGATTTCCGGTTTGGCACGCTCTTGTTGCGTCATGGAGTTGATAATAGCCTCCATCCGCACCAGTACCTTGTCATCCATCTGCGATTTTACATTATCTGGAATCTGCCCCATGCCCGGCAGCTTGCTCATCATGCTGGCCATGCCACCCATGTTGCGCATCTGCTTGAGTTGGTCCAGAAAATCGGTCAGGTCAAAGCCATCGCCTTTTTTCAGTTTCTTGGCCAGCTTTTCCGCCTGAGAGCGATCAACCTTGCTTTCTAACTCTTCGATTAACGAAAGTACGTCGCCCATCCCCAGAATACGGGAGGCGATACGATCGGGGTAAAAAGGCTCCAGTGCGTCGGTCTTCTCGCCCACACCTAAGAACTTGATGGGCTTGCCAGTGATATGACGGATAGAAAGCGCTGCACCACCGCGAGCATCACCATCGATCTTGGTCAAGATCACCCCAGTCAACGGCAACGCTTCATTGAAGGCTTTGGCGGTATTTGCTGCATCCTGCCCTGTCATCGCGTCAACAACGAACAGCGTTTCTACCGGGTTGATCGACGCGTGCACCTGCTTGATTTCGTCCATCATCGCGTCATCGACATGCAGACGACCGGCGGTATCCACTAGCAGTACATCATAGAACTTCAGTTTGGCGTGCTGCAGGGCGCGATTAACGATATCGACGGGTTTTTCATTCGCATCAGAAGGAAAGAAATCAACACCAACGGTCTGTGCCAATGTTTCCAACTGTTTGATAGCTGCCGGGCGATACACGTCCGCCGAGACAACCAGAACTTTCTTTTTCTGCTTTTCACGCAGGAATTTACCCAGTTTACCGACGCTGGTGGTTTTACCCGCCCCTTGCAGGCCGGCCATTAACACGACAGCCGGTGGTTGAGCCGCCAAATTGAGCGCCTGGTTGACTTCGCCCATGGCGGCCACCAGCTCGTTTTGCACAATTTTGACGAACTCTTGACCTGGCGTCAGGCTCTTATTGACCTCATGGCCCACCGCTTGCTCTTTGACACGGTTAATGAAATCACGCACCACTGGCAGCGCCACATCCGCTTCCAGCAAAGCCATACGGACTTCACGCAACGTATCCTTGATATTGTCTTCCGTCAGCCGCCCACGGCCGCTGATATTGCGCAGAGTGCGCGATAGTCGATCGGTTAAATTTTCA from Dickeya zeae NCPPB 2538 encodes the following:
- a CDS encoding SAM-dependent methyltransferase, with the protein product MKNTSLYSAQGQLLSHQLHTKDDVGATLNAVKIRLQEAGDLPGATVEEQIAIAEELSTFDLGCFLLAHRGLNAYWTHHLVTYSSGNVTRPSHSDLERLIYERLPAVLATRERFSIFRQQLQSRLHDGMVLASVPCGLMGDLLLLDYSHHQNVRLIGVDLDHQALEAADSLARQQHCDNHITLLQGDAWSLQLPEPVDILTSNGLNVYEQDDERVTDLYRAFNHALKPGGILITSFLTPPPVLSSESPWKVTEEEQRLLPLQHLLFSRILEAKWTAFRTHRQTQRQLENAGFHDIRFIDDRMSIYPTVIAQKTKSVA
- the rplS gene encoding 50S ribosomal protein L19 — protein: MSNIIKQLEQEQMKQDVPAFRPGDTVEVKVWVVEGSKKRLQAFEGVVIAIRNRGLHSAFTVRKISNGEGVERVFQTHSPVVDSITVKRRGAVRKAKLYYLRERAGKSARIKERLN
- the trmD gene encoding tRNA (guanosine(37)-N1)-methyltransferase TrmD, which translates into the protein MWIGVISLFPEMFRAITDYGVTGRAVKNGLLSVQYWSPRDFTYDRHRTVDDRPYGGGPGMLMMVQPLRDAIHAAKAAAGEGARVIYLSPQGRKLDQQGVSQLAAHQKMILVCGRYEGIDERVIQTEIDEEWSIGDYVLSGGELPAMTLIDSVARFIPGVLGHEASAQEDSFADGLLDCPHYTRPEVLEGMDVPAVLLSGNHAEIRRWRLKQSLGRTWLRRPELLKSLALTDEQATLLTEFQREYQSKQQ
- the rimM gene encoding ribosome maturation factor RimM (Essential for efficient processing of 16S rRNA) — translated: MSKQLSPKAPVNPVVLGKLGSTYGIKGWLRVFSSTEDAESIFDYQPWFIRNKGLWQPIEIESWRHHNQDLVIKIKDIDDREAANLLTNCEIVVDSAQLPELDAGDYYWKDLIGCNVVTVGGYELGKVIDMMETGSNDVLVVRANLKDAYGVKERLIPFLTEQVIKHVDLSTHHIEVDWDPGF
- the rpsP gene encoding 30S ribosomal protein S16, with the translated sequence MVTIRLARGGAKKRPFYQVVVTDSRNARDGRFIERVGFFNPIATGKAEALRLDLDRIEHWVGQGATVSDRVSALIKDAKKAA
- the ffh gene encoding signal recognition particle protein, which produces MFENLTDRLSRTLRNISGRGRLTEDNIKDTLREVRMALLEADVALPVVRDFINRVKEQAVGHEVNKSLTPGQEFVKIVQNELVAAMGEVNQALNLAAQPPAVVLMAGLQGAGKTTSVGKLGKFLREKQKKKVLVVSADVYRPAAIKQLETLAQTVGVDFFPSDANEKPVDIVNRALQHAKLKFYDVLLVDTAGRLHVDDAMMDEIKQVHASINPVETLFVVDAMTGQDAANTAKAFNEALPLTGVILTKIDGDARGGAALSIRHITGKPIKFLGVGEKTDALEPFYPDRIASRILGMGDVLSLIEELESKVDRSQAEKLAKKLKKGDGFDLTDFLDQLKQMRNMGGMASMMSKLPGMGQIPDNVKSQMDDKVLVRMEAIINSMTQQERAKPEIIKGSRKRRIAMGSGMQVQDVNRLLKQFDDMQRMMKKMKNGGLAKMMRGMKGMMPPGFPGR